One Megachile rotundata isolate GNS110a chromosome 5, iyMegRotu1, whole genome shotgun sequence genomic region harbors:
- the LOC100878082 gene encoding uncharacterized protein LOC100878082 isoform X5, with product MRSDSYQGGGSGSGSQRYSSSYGGSSASTAYDDNKGSSSSAVYEDKRQSERASSYHRSEDRHSASRSYAPPPPPRISEMAPPTQRYTSSRGRISHQSSNYRGRISTRGSGRGGGFHRMSSRSDVIMARKRTLHSLDYRRKLLGSRSRDYIQRVRMTTTKLRRSSGTTRLSGSKKESGSGTSMKDKDREMTKAINAEFSDDDEEDDDNKSNWDDDEKPHERDDDEEEEEEEKKKKDEKRKKEKQDRERPNTEDEEEKEDEMKEDDDDRKHEDDEDDGDDEERDDENDKTDHGRTTGSEELPSRRDGRKFIKLTCPHCTHRSVTFKEYSLHLYSGRHSAAMRRIASRHKATLTRMRVLQRQEQRRVEARDAVRGTLPSRTMFCPICKLNYRSLKAIHQLSDSHRQMKRFLTPFCRTCRMQFRSPMLFETHMCSLEHIKRKSVLKERMNAGNGEAEADSSGPEEDDKEVNLENFMTLDSVGDVDAEEEESPEKKKEKAESEGPNDTEKKPKSKQMIKVGAEYIKRVEVQFCELCKMYLPRSENSERAIALHCSTRSHLKRYVRDNDDKALRRQAERIHLQSSSSTNTITPNAVNSTENAKSPTSSEPPSTNNTLPTPTTDGTDATESSKPIEQKGNVEPEKSMKDSKNGQAEEDDDDDYQGDSSDKLWDDVDKDLGDILRETEAGGKSSDDEDSRYDRFRNSDKKQQHSGKDKDRDNEKNEIDEKESIKKQEVKVKIEKIDM from the exons ATGAGAAGTGATTCCTACCAG GGTGGAGGTAGCGGTAGCGGCTCTCAGAGGTATTCTTCATCGTACGGCGGTTCGTCTGCGTCGACTGCGTATGACGATAATAAGGGGTCGTCATCCTCGGCCGTTTACGAGGACAAGAGACAGAGTGAACGTGCTTCGTCATACCATCGTTCAGAGGACCGTCATTCAGCATCACGGAGCTATGCACCTCCACCACCCCCTCGAATAAGCGAAATGGCACCTCCAACTCAGAGATATACCTCGAGCCGAGGGCGAATATCGCATCAAAGCTCAAACTACAGAGGTCGTATTTCAACTCGCGGCAGCGGTAGAGGGGGTGGATTCCATCGCATGAGCTCTCGATCGGACGTCATCATGGCTCGCAAGCGTACTCTGCACTCGCTCGACTATCGACGCAAGCTGCTAGGATCGCGATCGCGAGACTACATCCAGCGTGTGCGCATGACCACAACCAAATTGCGCAGgag TAGCGGTACTACTAGGCTATCCGGAAGTAAAAAGGAGTCAGGATCCGGAACCAGCATGAAGGACAAGGATAGAGAGATGACCAAAGCTATTAACGCTGAATTTTCTGATGACGATGAAGAAgatgatgataataaaagtaattggGATGATGATGAAAAG CCACATGAACGCGATGATGatgaagaagaggaggaggaagagaaaaagaaaaaagatgaaaagagaaagaaggagAAACAGGATCGGGAAAGACCAAATACTGAAGATGAAGAAGAGAAGGAAGATGAAATGAAGGAAGACGATGATGATCGAAAACATGAG GATGACGAAGACGATGGGGATGACGAAGAAAGAGACGATGAAAATGATAAAACTGATCACGGTAGAACTACCGGTTCAGAGGAATTACCTAGTAGAAGAGATGGAAGAAAATTCATTAAGTTGACTTGTCCACACTGTACCCATCGAAGCGTCACATTCAAAGAGTATTCGCTACATTTATATTCGGGCCGTCATAGCGCAGCGATGAGGCGAATCGCATCACGGCATAAAGCAACATTGACCCGTATGCGTGTTTTGCAACGACAAGAACAACGACGCGTGGAGGCCCGTGATGCTGTGCGTGGTACTCTACCTTCTCGCACCATGTTCTGCCCTATTTGTAAACTTAATTACCGTTCCCTTAAAGCAATACATCAGCTATCAGATTCCCATCGTCAAATGAAGCGTTTCCTTACACCGTTTTGCCGTACTTGTCGCATGCAGTTTCGTTCACCGATGCTCTTTGAAACTCACATGTGTTCTTTGGAGCATATTAAG AGAAAAAGTGTATTGAAAGAAAGAATGAATGCGGGCAACGGTGAAGCAGAAGCAGACTCAAGTGGACCCGAAGAAGATGATAAAGAAGTTAATCTTGAGAACTTCATGACTTTGGATTCTGTTGGTGATGTTGACG CAGAAGAGGAAGAATCTCCtgagaagaagaaagagaaagcAGAAAGTGAGGGTCCAAATGACACGGAAAAGAAACCTAAAAGTAAGCAAATGATCAAAGTAGGAGCGGAATACATAAAACGTGTCGAAGTTCAGTTCTGTGAATTGTGTAAAATGTACTTGCCTCGCAGTGAAAACAGTGAAAGGGCGATAGCACTTCATTGTTCGACTAGAAGTCATCTTAAGCG gTATGTTCGTGATAACGATGACAAGGCGTTACGAAGACAAGCTGAAAGAATACATCTACAATCATCGTCATCTACCAATACCATCACACCTAATGCTGTAAATAGCACAGAAAATGCAAAATCTCCAACCAGTTCTGAACCGCCATCCACAAATAATACACTACCAACACCTACAACTGATGGTACCGATGCTACGGAATCTAGTAAGCCGATTGAACAGAAAGGAAATGTTGAGCCTGAGAAAAGTATGAAAGATAGTAAAAATGGACAAGCCGAAgaagatgatgatgatgattatcAAGGCGATAGCAGTGATAAGTTGTGGGATGATGTTGATAAAGATTTGGGTGACATCCTAAGGGAAACAGAAGCAGGAGGTAAATCTAGTGACGACGAAGATTCTCGTTACGATCGTTTCCGTAATTCAGATAAGAAACAACAGCATTCTGGCAAGGATAAGGATAGAGATAATGAAAAGAACGAAATAGACGAGAAAGAAAGTATAAAGAAACAAGAagtgaaagtaaaaattgaaaaaatagatATGTAA